A window of Hippoglossus stenolepis isolate QCI-W04-F060 chromosome 18, HSTE1.2, whole genome shotgun sequence contains these coding sequences:
- the capslb gene encoding calcyphosine-like b isoform X2 has protein sequence MAGTSRHDREMMMNVKRQLTECSDPVERLRLQCLARGSSGIKGLGRTFKIMDDDNNRSLDFKEFLKGLNDYGILMEKEEAAALFQHFDRDGNGTINFDEFLITLRPPMSKARKEVVMQAFRKLDKTADGVITVEDLQGVYNAKYHPKYQNGEWTEDQVFRTFLDSFDTPYDKDGKVTKDEFINYYCGVSASIDSDVYFILMMRNAWKL, from the exons atgGCGGGGACATCGAGACACGATCGAGAGATGATGATGAACGTCAAACGTCAACTCACCGAGTGTTCGGACCCGGTGGAGAGACTCAGACTTCAGTGTCTGGCACGAGGGTCATCGGGGATCAAAGGTCTGGGAAG AACCTTTAAAATAATGGACGATGACAACAACCGCTCTCTGGACTTCAAAGAATTCCTGAAGGGTTTGAACGACTACGGGATCCtgatggagaaggaggaagcTGCGGCTCTGTTCCAACACTTTGACCGTGACGGGAACGGGACCATCAACTTTGACGAGTTCCTCATCACCCTCAGG CCTCCCATGTCCAAGGCCAGGAAGGAGGTGGTCATGCAAGCGTTTCGGAAACTGGACAAGACGGCTGACGGAGTGATTACCGTCGAAGACCTGCAGGGGGTTTATAACGCCAAGTACCACCCCAAGTACCAGAATGGAGAGTGGACAGAGGATCAAGTCTTCAGGACGTTTCTGGACAGCTTTGACACTCCGTACGACAAAGATGGAAAA GTGACGAAAGACGAGTTCATCAACTACTACTGTGGCGTCAGCGCCTCCATCGACAGCGACGTCTACTTTATTCTAATGATGAGAAACGCCTGGAAGCTGTGA
- the capslb gene encoding calcyphosine-like b isoform X1 has protein sequence MAGTSRHDREMMMNVKRQLTECSDPVERLRLQCLARGSSGIKGLGRTFKIMDDDNNRSLDFKEFLKGLNDYGILMEKEEAAALFQHFDRDGNGTINFDEFLITLRPPMSKARKEVVMQAFRKLDKTADGVITVEDLQGVYNAKYHPKYQNGEWTEDQVFRTFLDSFDTPYDKDGKVTQEEFFNYYSGVSASIDTDVYFIVMMRNAWKL, from the exons atgGCGGGGACATCGAGACACGATCGAGAGATGATGATGAACGTCAAACGTCAACTCACCGAGTGTTCGGACCCGGTGGAGAGACTCAGACTTCAGTGTCTGGCACGAGGGTCATCGGGGATCAAAGGTCTGGGAAG AACCTTTAAAATAATGGACGATGACAACAACCGCTCTCTGGACTTCAAAGAATTCCTGAAGGGTTTGAACGACTACGGGATCCtgatggagaaggaggaagcTGCGGCTCTGTTCCAACACTTTGACCGTGACGGGAACGGGACCATCAACTTTGACGAGTTCCTCATCACCCTCAGG CCTCCCATGTCCAAGGCCAGGAAGGAGGTGGTCATGCAAGCGTTTCGGAAACTGGACAAGACGGCTGACGGAGTGATTACCGTCGAAGACCTGCAGGGGGTTTATAACGCCAAGTACCACCCCAAGTACCAGAATGGAGAGTGGACAGAGGATCAAGTCTTCAGGACGTTTCTGGACAGCTTTGACACTCCGTACGACAAAGATGGAAAA GTGACGCAGGAGGAGTTCTTCAATTATTATTCTGGTGTGAGTGCGTCCATCGATACAGACGTCTACTTTATTGTGATGATGAGAAATGCCTGGAAACTCTGA